A stretch of Geotrypetes seraphini chromosome 2, aGeoSer1.1, whole genome shotgun sequence DNA encodes these proteins:
- the JPH1 gene encoding junctophilin-1 isoform X4, with protein MTGGRFDFDDGGTYCGGWEDGKAHGHGICTGPRGQGEYSGSWSHGFEVVGVYTWPSGNTYQGYWAQGKRHGLGIETKGKWMYRGEWSHGFKGRYGIRQSLSTQARYEGTWSNGLQDGYGVETYGDGGLELQVGKKRKRIKAQGLLQITPVWCSASNNCRHPKMLSRRSNSTRDVVFDNG; from the exons atgaCGGGCGGAAGGTTCGACTTTGACGATGGAGGCACTTACTGCGGCGGCTGGGAGGACGGCAAAGCCCACGGGCACGGTATTTGCACGGGCCCCAGGGGCCAGGGCGAGTACTCGGGCTCGTGGTCTCACggcttcgaggtagtgggggtgTACACCTGGCCCAGCGGCAACACGTACCAGGGCTACTGGGCGCAGGGCAAAAGGCACGGCTTGGGCATAGAGACGAAAGGCAAGTGGATGTACCGGGGAGAATGGTCGCACGGGTTCAAGGGGCGTTACGGCATCCGCcagagcctcagcacccaggCCAGGTATGAGGGCACGTGGAGCAACGGACTCCAAGACGGCTACGGCGTGGAAACCTACGGCGACGGAG GCCTTGAACTCCAAGTGGGAAAGAAACGAAAGAGGATCAAAGCGCAGGGTTTACTTCAGATCACTCCAGTCTGGTGTTCTGCTAGCAACAACTGTCGACATCCTAAAATGCTTTCTAGAAGATCAAATTCTACGCGTGATGTTGTTTTTGATAATGGCTGA
- the JPH1 gene encoding junctophilin-1 isoform X6, with amino-acid sequence MTGGRFDFDDGGTYCGGWEDGKAHGHGICTGPRGQGEYSGSWSHGFEVVGVYTWPSGNTYQGYWAQGKRHGLGIETKGKWMYRGEWSHGFKGRYGIRQSLSTQARYEGTWSNGLQDGYGVETYGDGGAILQRCLILNYAEEHAEKNKVFGI; translated from the exons atgaCGGGCGGAAGGTTCGACTTTGACGATGGAGGCACTTACTGCGGCGGCTGGGAGGACGGCAAAGCCCACGGGCACGGTATTTGCACGGGCCCCAGGGGCCAGGGCGAGTACTCGGGCTCGTGGTCTCACggcttcgaggtagtgggggtgTACACCTGGCCCAGCGGCAACACGTACCAGGGCTACTGGGCGCAGGGCAAAAGGCACGGCTTGGGCATAGAGACGAAAGGCAAGTGGATGTACCGGGGAGAATGGTCGCACGGGTTCAAGGGGCGTTACGGCATCCGCcagagcctcagcacccaggCCAGGTATGAGGGCACGTGGAGCAACGGACTCCAAGACGGCTACGGCGTGGAAACCTACGGCGACGGAG GTGCTATCCTTCAAAGATGTCTTATTCTGAACTATGCTGAAGAACATGCAGAGAAGAATAAAGTTTTTGGAATCTAA